A stretch of DNA from Coccidioides posadasii str. Silveira chromosome 4, complete sequence:
GTTGCTCAATAAGCACCTGAGCCAAGAAGCTGGGGGCTAACTAACTATATATACTAGCTGgatactacggagtacatagtGTCTTAACAAGACGGCATGGAATGTCAATGTGACAtgaatgtactccgtacggagtcCAAAGTAATATTTGCTAACTTACCTCTGATCGGGTGAAGGATCTGACTATTCCACTGCCGATAAATAATGTGATGTGACTTTCATTGTTCAGCAACTGACCTTCCAACCCGaaagcttttttttttttttttaattaaaTATATTAAGCCCAAAAGGAATAGTATATACCGAAATATATGGGAGTAGGAAACCGAAAGCCCATTTTTCTAGGTTTACGAAACATTTTTACTCGAAGAATAATGTATCAAGCAACCGGTTCGAGAACATCTTCCGAAGTTCTTCAACAGTCCACCCCTGTTCGTTACCAATTTTCTTAATTATTGAGGTGAACTTAGCAATTTCCTTGCTgcagctcttcttcttcagataCTCCGGCCATGGCTGACCATCAACTCGGAATGCGTCCCTGTAGAAAGTTGTCAATCACCCGCTTCATTTCATTCCGTCCCTCTGAAGTATTCGGTGTAATCTGATGGGTAAAAACATACCATTCCTTGGCAAAATGGGGGCGAATGTTAAGATCTTGACCATTCCACTGCCTGAGAGTCATCCATTTGTCAATCATTGCCTGTGCAAAGTCGTGCCATTCGGCTTCCATAAAGCGCGGTGTTAAAATCTCCATAGCACAAGTTCCTAATTTGTTACCGTACTGTGGTGCCATTAAAACATCGCTGCCGCCCATGATGCGCACTTCAAGAGGCATCCGCATCGGGCATGTGGCAATGTTCTCGTATGTCAGAAGAATTGCTTGCCACCAGGCCTTTCGGACAATGCCAAGGTCCGGGGTGTTTGAATTCGTTTTCGAGCTGGGAAGCTGCAACGGCAGTATTGTTTAATCATATGAACTTCAAGTATATGGAGGGACTTAAGATGAACTCACGGGTATTTCAAGTTCGACGTCTCGAACCCGAACGTTGTGGATACCACGTCGAAAATGCAGCGCGTTTGGAAGCCAAGTTTCAATCGTGCAGTCAGCAGGCAAGGCATCCATAGCCAATTGCGCTTTTCATGATGTTAGTACAGCATTGGTTTCGCCATAACATTGGGAGATATTACTCACAGATAAACTTTGTTGCAGATTCGGGTGACATAAACCTGTCTTTACGATAGGATTCCTGCAAAAACTCCAGCGCAAATGTCTCATTCACCTGTTTCAGTATCTCGTCAGTATCAGGGTAATCCTTAACGGAAGCCGAGTCTTGTGTCAGAGACCATGTGTTGATCCAGACTTGGTCATGGAGTGGAAACCAGAACCACTCCGCGTAATATTCATTCATAGCACGTTTCTCGAAGTCCTGTACGAACTTCTTAATTTGGTCTGGCTTGTATTTGTCGTATTTATCTTTGAGCTCCTTTGGCAAATCTTTTACCATATCTTCTGGAGGTGGGATAGCTTCTAACACAGGCACCTTCAAGGGTTTCATGGCAGCATAGCTCATCTTATCCAAAACAAGTGTAAGGTGGGTGACAACCCCTAGCAGCCCAAAGCATCCGCTGGCAACTGAAAGAAACTCCTTTTGATCCTGTGTTATTTTCTGGAGCTTGCCGTTCACGTCGACATATTCCACAGCATAAACAAGATCACTGAGTGTTTTCTGCTTAATTCCAGCACCATGGCTAATCAAAGATGACCGTCAGTGACTTGAATTGAGAGCCAGAATAAACCACTCTTACCAAATGGGAGCATTGCTTCCTCCAAGAGTAATTGCAACCATGATCACATTTAGTGGTAAAGTTAGGAGCTTCTTGTCTAAACACCACCTTCGTAGGTCCTCGTTGGTAGCAGAACAGCCTATGCGAACAAGAGTTTGGTCGGAAGAGATAGAGCTGGGACGCTGGTCCAAGGCTTCAATTTTGTTCAGCTCAATTTTTATGTTGCTCCATTTTCCTAGAGCCTCTTCATTTGCTTGTGCTCCTAAAATTGCTCTTTCCAATGCAAGGAGTGAGATGAGGATGAAGGGTCTATCCTCGCTCTTGTCACGAccaaaaattgacgaccatGAATGCCCTGAGAATATTCTGTTAGCGCATAGACGTAACATCCTCGCGGTAGTACGTACGGTATCCAGCGACGCGAACACCGCATCTGATGCTCTTTGCAAGAGTCACAATGGATTGTACTCCAAAGACTGTCTTGGGAATACAAGTATACAACGGGCCATTGAGGATATTCTGCCCCCAGTTGTAGAATGTTGCGTACTTGTAAGACTATTcgatatttttttttgtgttcaTTTTAGCAAGCGACAGGAGTTTGTTAGCAGAAGATGACTCACCTCAATTGGATCTTTTTTCTCCTTATCATTGTAGATATCCAGATCGATCGGAATGAGGTCCCCGATACTTACTTTCTCTTGGTCTGCTTGCTTTGCAACGACGTCGAACCGATCAGTTAGGGATTCCTTTGTTTCACCTGTTACAAACTTCTCCAGCAGTAGCTTCTGCCTTGGAGGGTAACCGTTGAGAGTCCGATCAAACAGCTGCTTGTCCGCTGCCTTGCAACGTCTCAATGCCTCACGGCAGGCTCCTTCATCTTGCATCACCTTGCGCTTATTAATGCACCCATCCTCCAGAATCAAACCGGGGGCCATCTTGAGAACCTTAAGTATTTGTGATGGTAGAGGTCTCAAGCTAAATGTGTTCAGATGCAAGCTTGTCAAAAAGGGCTCTTTTTCAAATCAATGTATAATCGCCACTCCCACTCTGAGGCGCAGTCCCTCACAGTCATAAACCTTTTCGGTAGGATTGATAAACGGGGATGGGTATCTTCAAATagccaaaaagaaaatcgaATCCGCGGTTCAAAGACGTCATATATGATATCGAACATGT
This window harbors:
- a CDS encoding uncharacterized protein (EggNog:ENOG410PME9~TransMembrane:1 (o302-323i)), producing MAPGLILEDGCINKRKVMQDEGACREALRRCKAADKQLFDRTLNGYPPRQKLLLEKFVTGETKESLTDRFDVVAKQADQEKVSIGDLIPIDLDIYNDKEKKDPIESYKYATFYNWGQNILNGPLYTCIPKTVFGVQSIVTLAKSIRCGVRVAGYRHSWSSIFGRDKSEDRPFILISLLALERAILGAQANEEALGKWSNIKIELNKIEALDQRPSSISSDQTLVRIGCSATNEDLRRWCLDKKLLTLPLNVIMVAITLGGSNAPICHGAGIKQKTLSDLVYAVEYVDVNGKLQKITQDQKEFLSVASGCFGLLGVVTHLTLVLDKMSYAAMKPLKVPVLEAIPPPEDMVKDLPKELKDKYDKYKPDQIKKFVQDFEKRAMNEYYAEWFWFPLHDQVWINTWSLTQDSASVKDYPDTDEILKQVNETFALEFLQESYRKDRFMSPESATKFISQLAMDALPADCTIETWLPNALHFRRGIHNVRVRDVELEIPLPSSKTNSNTPDLGIVRKAWWQAILLTYENIATCPMRMPLEVRIMGGSDVLMAPQYGNKLGTCAMEILTPRFMEAEWHDFAQAMIDKWMTLRQWNGQDLNIRPHFAKEWYVFTHQITPNTSEGRNEMKRVIDNFLQGRIPS
- a CDS encoding uncharacterized protein (EggNog:ENOG410PME9~TransMembrane:1 (o302-323i)); amino-acid sequence: MAPGLILEDGCINKRKVMQDEGACREALRRCKAADKQLFDRTLNGYPPRQKLLLEKFVTGETKESLTDRFDVVAKQADQEKVSIGDLIPIDLDIYNDKEKKDPIESYKYATFYNWGQNILNGPLYTCIPKTVFGVQSIVTLAKSIRCGVRVAGYRHSWSSIFGRDKSEDRPFILISLLALERAILGAQANEEALGKWSNIKIELNKIEALDQRPSSISSDQTLVRIGCSATNEDLRRWCLDKKLLTLPLNVIMVAITLGGSNAPICHGAGIKQKTLSDLVYAVEYVDVNGKLQKITQDQKEFLSVASGCFGLLGVVTHLTLVLDKMSYAAMKPLKVPVLEAIPPPEDMVKDLPKELKDKYDKYKPDQIKKFVQDFEKRAMNEYYAEWFWFPLHDQVWINTWSLTQDSASVKDYPDTDEILKQVNETFALEFLQESYRKDRFMSPESATKFISQLAMDALPADCTIETWLPNALHFRRGIHNVRVRDVELEIPLPSSKTNSNTPDLGIVRKAWWQAILLTYENIATCPMRMPLEVRIMGGSDVLMAPQYGNKLGTCAMEILTPRFMEAEWHDFAQAMIDKWMTLRQWNGQDLNIRPHFAKEWDAFRVDGQPWPEYLKKKSCSKEIAKFTSIIKKIGNEQGWTVEELRKMFSNRLLDTLFFE